From the Acidobacteriota bacterium genome, one window contains:
- a CDS encoding acyl-CoA dehydrogenase: protein MQFDLTEEQQQVKRMVRDFAEAEIKPHVMAWDETQHFPRELFVKMGELGMTGVIFPEEFGGAGMGYVEYVTVIEEIARVCGSVGLSLAAHNSLCTNHLYQYGTLEHKRKYVTPLAKGEKLGSWALTEPSSGSDASGMKTTAIRRDGGWVINGSKNFITHGISSDTCVVLAITNREMRSRGISAFVVERGAKGFIAGKKENKLGVRASETASIIFEDCWVPNENLLGERGRGFVNAMQILDGGRISIAALALGIAQGAFEAALKYSLERRQFDQPIFDFEAIQFKLADMATQIDAARLLTLRAAWLKDNKLPTTKESAMAKLYASEIAVKVAEEAIQIHGGYGYTKDYPAEKYWRDSKLCTIGEGTSEVQRLVIARQLIASL, encoded by the coding sequence ATGCAATTTGATCTGACCGAAGAACAGCAACAGGTAAAACGAATGGTTCGCGATTTCGCTGAAGCCGAAATCAAACCGCACGTGATGGCTTGGGACGAAACGCAACATTTTCCGCGCGAGTTGTTTGTCAAGATGGGCGAACTGGGAATGACCGGCGTCATTTTCCCGGAAGAATTCGGCGGCGCGGGAATGGGCTATGTCGAATATGTGACCGTCATTGAAGAAATCGCCCGCGTCTGCGGTTCGGTGGGATTGTCACTGGCCGCGCATAATTCGCTCTGCACCAATCACCTCTATCAGTACGGCACGCTGGAACATAAACGAAAATATGTGACGCCCCTGGCCAAGGGGGAAAAGTTGGGTTCGTGGGCGTTGACCGAACCAAGTTCCGGGTCGGACGCTTCGGGGATGAAAACCACCGCCATTCGACGCGATGGAGGATGGGTCATCAACGGCTCCAAGAATTTCATCACGCACGGAATTTCTTCGGACACCTGTGTGGTACTGGCCATCACCAACCGCGAAATGCGGTCACGCGGCATTTCCGCCTTCGTGGTCGAACGCGGCGCGAAAGGGTTCATCGCCGGAAAGAAGGAAAACAAACTCGGCGTCCGGGCTTCGGAAACAGCTTCGATCATCTTTGAAGATTGCTGGGTTCCGAACGAAAACCTGCTGGGCGAACGCGGGCGAGGATTCGTCAATGCCATGCAGATTCTGGACGGCGGAAGAATTTCGATTGCGGCGCTGGCTTTGGGCATCGCGCAGGGAGCCTTTGAGGCTGCGCTGAAATACTCGTTAGAGCGAAGACAATTCGATCAACCGATCTTCGATTTCGAGGCCATTCAGTTCAAACTGGCAGACATGGCGACGCAAATTGACGCTGCGCGTTTGCTGACGTTGCGCGCCGCCTGGTTGAAAGACAACAAACTTCCCACGACCAAAGAATCGGCGATGGCCAAACTGTACGCATCGGAGATCGCCGTCAAAGTCGCCGAAGAAGCGATTCAGATTCACGGCGGGTACGGGTACACCAAAGATTACCCTGCCGAAAAATACTGGCGCGATTCCAAACTCTGCACCATCGGCGAAGGAACCAGCGAAGTTCAACGGCTGGTCATCGCGCGCCAACTCATTGCCTCGTTATAA
- a CDS encoding DinB family protein, with protein sequence MTQNLCRLLAAAILVCACASVATRAQAKPEEKTVFAAERSKAMKEIDFTWKRAKKWTLEYIDAMPEDALSFKPTPEIRSFGEQMLHLAFWNCGLSEWAASKPSPFGKDEIEKKPEYKSKAALRKVVEQSYDYVIAAVAELDEKKLLEEVKFFNSKVTRLMALTTALDHQAHHRGQTTIYLRLKGITPPPEP encoded by the coding sequence ATGACGCAGAATTTGTGCCGCCTTTTGGCCGCGGCGATTTTGGTGTGTGCCTGCGCGTCGGTTGCAACGCGGGCGCAAGCCAAACCGGAGGAAAAGACAGTCTTTGCCGCGGAGCGTTCCAAGGCGATGAAGGAAATTGATTTCACTTGGAAACGCGCGAAGAAATGGACGTTGGAGTATATTGACGCGATGCCGGAAGACGCCCTCAGCTTCAAACCGACGCCGGAAATTCGCAGCTTCGGCGAGCAAATGCTTCATCTGGCGTTTTGGAATTGTGGATTATCAGAATGGGCGGCGAGCAAGCCAAGCCCCTTCGGCAAAGATGAAATCGAAAAGAAGCCCGAATACAAATCCAAAGCGGCGCTGCGGAAAGTCGTCGAACAGAGCTACGATTACGTGATTGCGGCAGTGGCGGAGCTGGATGAAAAGAAGTTGTTGGAAGAGGTCAAATTCTTCAATTCAAAAGTGACTCGATTGATGGCGCTGACGACGGCACTGGATCATCAAGCGCATCATCGCGGTCAGACGACGATTTACCTGCGGCTGAAAGGCATCACGCCTCCGCCAGAGCCGTAA
- a CDS encoding UTP--glucose-1-phosphate uridylyltransferase, with translation MNIGRSTVQIGRTPNVSSCFAVPASNRSIASSNNLPCSSEWYCSITSEFILYCLADRFCSLSPVIRPGRLRPAIVLVWHQFCIRLPVRRCGGKSAGQWTSLHCPAIQRRVRATPRILLLSFPRGSDSRWPANAAAPAKPLRQSPKQSRSILLHSYRSPKVSILAQIEACRILHRLYSKSRWYGTGSGSDWGLPGKVTLDANRVATAPRSVPNFNYRRKLILSIRNAVIPVAGLGTRLLPATKSQPKEMLAVGKKPIVQYIVEELHRCGIERVLFVTGRGKSSIEDHFDDDPDLIRTLRETGKEDLLEELEYERIGVHFLYTRQRQQRGLGDAVLCAEHFTENEPFVVALGDSIIGRHKPSPIVSRLIEAFETDNAACAIAVETVPTDQVSMYGIVKPATDGDVFEITDLIEKPNPEEAPSNLAIAGRYVFAPGLFDAIKRTGFDHRGEIQLTNAIRLMLQKGMKIVGVKLPADEKRYDIGNFESYFETFVEFALTDPVYGEKLRQHVKELLGQV, from the coding sequence ATGAACATCGGACGCAGCACCGTGCAGATCGGACGAACGCCAAACGTTAGTTCATGCTTCGCCGTTCCGGCCAGCAACCGGTCAATCGCATCTTCCAACAACCTGCCGTGCAGCAGCGAGTGGTACTGTTCAATTACTTCTGAGTTCATTCTGTACTGCCTTGCTGATCGTTTTTGTTCTCTTTCCCCAGTGATTCGCCCTGGCCGCCTCCGCCCGGCAATTGTCCTTGTTTGGCATCAATTCTGTATTCGATTGCCCGTTCGGCGCTGCGGCGGAAAATCTGCTGGTCAATGGACATCATTGCATTGCCCAGCAATCCAGCGTCGCGTTCGCGCAACTCCTCGTATTCTTCTTCTGTCATTTCCTCGCGGTAGCGATTCACGTTGGCCAGCCAATGCTGCAGCGCCAGCAAAGCCCCTACGCCAATCACCAAAACAATCCCGATCAATACTCCTTCACTCATACCGATCTCCCAAAGTTAGCATCTTGGCTCAGATTGAAGCCTGCCGTATATTACACCGGCTTTATTCCAAGTCGCGATGGTACGGAACCGGGAGCGGTAGCGACTGGGGTTTGCCTGGAAAGGTAACACTCGATGCCAACCGGGTCGCTACCGCTCCCCGTTCTGTACCGAATTTCAACTACAGAAGGAAACTCATATTGAGCATTCGTAACGCAGTCATTCCCGTCGCCGGACTGGGCACCCGTTTGCTTCCGGCCACCAAATCCCAACCCAAAGAAATGCTTGCGGTCGGCAAAAAACCGATTGTCCAATACATTGTCGAAGAACTCCATCGTTGCGGCATCGAACGCGTTCTGTTCGTCACAGGCCGAGGAAAATCTTCCATTGAAGACCATTTTGACGACGACCCGGATTTGATCCGAACCCTGCGCGAAACCGGCAAGGAAGATTTGTTGGAAGAATTGGAGTACGAACGCATTGGCGTGCATTTTCTGTACACGCGCCAGCGTCAACAGCGCGGACTTGGCGACGCCGTGTTGTGCGCCGAACACTTTACGGAAAACGAACCGTTCGTGGTCGCCTTGGGCGATTCGATCATCGGTCGCCACAAACCTTCGCCGATTGTCAGCCGTTTGATCGAAGCCTTTGAAACCGACAACGCCGCTTGCGCTATCGCCGTTGAAACGGTTCCGACCGATCAGGTTTCAATGTACGGCATCGTCAAACCGGCAACCGATGGCGATGTATTCGAAATCACCGATTTGATCGAAAAACCCAACCCGGAAGAGGCTCCCAGCAATCTGGCCATCGCCGGTCGGTACGTTTTCGCGCCGGGATTGTTCGATGCGATCAAACGCACGGGCTTTGACCATCGCGGAGAAATCCAACTCACCAACGCCATTCGTCTGATGCTGCAAAAAGGCATGAAGATTGTCGGCGTCAAGTTACCCGCCGACGAAAAGCGATATGACATCGGGAATTTTGAAAGCTACTTTGAAACTTTCGTCGAATTTGCCCTGACCGACCCGGTGTACGGTGAAAAACTTCGCCAACACGTCAAAGAGTTGTTAGGGCAAGTGTAG
- a CDS encoding GHMP kinase gives MIGNPSDGYFGKTISLIVKNFSADVVIYEWPHLEIIPTRQDHCRFDSIEEFLHDQRLNGYYGGLRLIKASIKRFAEYCQHNDLELPAENFSLRYDSNIPRQVGLAGSSAIVTATMRALCQFYEIQIPKEILPGLILSVEKEELGIGAGLQDRVAQVYEGLTYMNFDQEFMTANGHGIYESLDVGLLPPVYIAFQTELAESSEVFHNDIRKRYDNGERSVIDAITTIADLARQSRDCLLSGDHDELARLMDLNFDARRTIYNLNPKHIRMVELARELGASAKFAGSGGSVIGTYKDEAMFQRLKRAFEDESCAVIKPIIH, from the coding sequence TTGATCGGGAATCCTTCGGACGGGTATTTCGGCAAAACCATTAGCTTGATCGTCAAAAACTTTTCGGCGGATGTTGTCATTTACGAATGGCCGCATCTGGAAATCATCCCCACGCGTCAGGATCATTGCCGATTCGACAGCATCGAAGAGTTTTTGCACGACCAACGGCTGAATGGATATTACGGCGGCCTGCGACTGATCAAAGCTTCGATCAAACGATTTGCCGAATACTGCCAGCACAACGACCTCGAGCTTCCGGCGGAGAATTTTTCGCTGCGGTACGATTCCAACATTCCGCGCCAGGTCGGCTTGGCCGGTTCCAGCGCGATTGTCACGGCGACGATGCGCGCGCTCTGCCAGTTTTACGAAATTCAGATTCCCAAAGAGATTTTGCCCGGCTTGATCCTGTCGGTTGAAAAAGAAGAACTCGGCATCGGGGCCGGACTGCAGGATCGCGTTGCGCAGGTATACGAAGGTTTGACGTATATGAATTTTGACCAGGAGTTTATGACGGCCAACGGCCACGGCATTTACGAATCGCTGGACGTTGGATTGTTACCGCCGGTGTACATCGCTTTTCAAACCGAACTGGCCGAATCGTCGGAAGTCTTCCACAACGACATTCGCAAACGCTACGACAACGGCGAACGGTCGGTGATTGATGCCATCACAACCATCGCCGATTTGGCGCGACAATCGCGCGATTGTTTGCTCAGCGGCGATCACGACGAACTGGCTCGACTGATGGATCTGAACTTCGACGCTCGGCGGACGATTTACAATCTGAATCCGAAGCACATCCGCATGGTGGAACTGGCGCGCGAGCTTGGCGCTTCGGCCAAATTCGCAGGCTCCGGCGGTTCGGTCATCGGCACTTACAAAGACGAAGCGATGTTCCAGCGACTGAAGCGCGCCTTTGAAGACGAAAGCTGCGCCGTCATCAAACCCATCATTCACTAA
- a CDS encoding EVE domain-containing protein, with protein sequence MRYWLMKSEPDCFSIDDLAKAPKKTTCWDGVRNYQARNFMKEMELGDQVLFYHSSTEPPHIAGIAEVVKKAYPDHTALDPKDDHYDSKATPEKPIWEMVDIRFVKKLDAPLTMDDLRQVATLEKMELLKRGSRLSVQPVTTAEWKAIEKLAEKKAKTK encoded by the coding sequence ATGCGTTACTGGCTGATGAAATCCGAACCCGACTGTTTTTCGATTGACGACCTGGCGAAAGCGCCGAAGAAAACCACTTGCTGGGACGGCGTGCGAAACTATCAGGCGCGCAACTTCATGAAGGAGATGGAGCTTGGCGATCAGGTATTGTTTTATCATAGCAGCACTGAACCGCCGCACATCGCCGGAATCGCCGAAGTCGTCAAAAAAGCCTATCCCGATCACACGGCGCTTGATCCGAAAGACGACCATTACGACTCCAAAGCCACACCGGAAAAACCGATCTGGGAAATGGTGGACATCCGCTTCGTCAAAAAACTCGACGCGCCATTGACGATGGACGATTTGCGCCAGGTGGCTACGCTGGAAAAGATGGAACTGCTGAAACGAGGTTCGCGGCTGTCGGTGCAACCCGTCACCACCGCCGAATGGAAAGCCATCGAAAAGCTGGCCGAGAAAAAGGCAAAGACAAAATAG
- a CDS encoding TIGR02453 family protein: MPKDLRFSPQLFTYLEDLKANNNRDWFEANRSRYVEFVREPMLAFIVAFRPRLASISPYLIADPKPNGGSMLRLHRDLRFSKSKDPYKTMAAAYFWHQSGKENTPGIYLHLDPEHCFLGVGLWRPTTAIRRDITDAIAKNSDAWAAAVTSRPFKAKFKFSGESLAKLPKQYDPDHPFAEDLRRKDFIVTANFTRPQVCAKDFLDRIETLCQLSKPMMAFLTKAAGLQW; the protein is encoded by the coding sequence ATGCCCAAAGACCTTCGATTTTCGCCGCAACTGTTCACCTATCTGGAAGACCTCAAGGCCAACAACAATCGCGATTGGTTTGAAGCCAATCGTTCACGCTATGTGGAGTTCGTGCGTGAACCGATGCTGGCCTTCATCGTTGCGTTTCGGCCACGGCTCGCCAGCATCAGCCCTTACCTGATTGCCGATCCGAAACCGAATGGCGGTTCGATGCTGCGACTGCATCGAGATTTGCGCTTTTCCAAATCCAAAGACCCATACAAAACGATGGCCGCCGCCTATTTCTGGCATCAATCCGGCAAGGAAAACACGCCGGGCATTTACCTGCACCTTGACCCGGAGCATTGTTTTCTGGGCGTAGGGCTTTGGCGACCCACAACCGCCATTCGCCGAGACATCACCGACGCCATTGCCAAAAACTCCGACGCCTGGGCCGCCGCCGTCACCAGCCGCCCGTTCAAAGCCAAATTCAAATTCAGCGGCGAATCGCTGGCTAAACTGCCGAAACAATACGATCCCGACCATCCCTTCGCCGAAGACCTGCGCCGCAAAGATTTCATTGTCACCGCCAACTTCACACGCCCGCAGGTCTGCGCCAAAGACTTCCTGGATCGCATCGAAACTCTTTGCCAACTCAGTAAGCCGATGATGGCGTTTTTGACAAAAGCGGCTGGATTGCAATGGTGA
- a CDS encoding DUF5615 family PIN-like protein codes for MKLRFQADNDLDQRIIEAVLRLMPECDFKTAPEAGIHNGTPDPEVLLGASHEARVLVSNDLKTMPRHFGEFIEHKDNPGIIIIRQEVAIRDAALWLQFFYEAGTPEDFLNTIRIVSLPF; via the coding sequence ATGAAGCTACGATTCCAGGCTGACAATGATCTCGACCAGCGCATCATTGAAGCCGTGTTGCGCCTGATGCCAGAGTGCGATTTCAAAACTGCTCCGGAAGCGGGCATTCATAATGGAACGCCCGACCCCGAAGTTTTGCTTGGAGCATCTCATGAGGCTCGCGTATTGGTCAGCAATGATTTGAAAACCATGCCTCGGCATTTTGGGGAATTTATCGAACACAAGGACAATCCCGGAATCATCATCATTCGCCAGGAAGTAGCTATCCGCGATGCGGCGCTCTGGCTTCAATTCTTTTACGAAGCCGGAACGCCGGAAGATTTTCTCAATACCATTCGCATTGTCAGCTTGCCGTTTTGA
- a CDS encoding VOC family protein yields MKRVTGIGGIFFKAKDAPSLQAWYKQHLGIDVQPWGGAAFDWTDAEGKPVAGTTAWLITSQESKQFAPSAASFMVNYRVDDLHALVKVLKEEGCNVLDKIDESEYGKFAWVIDPEGNKVELWEPPQSS; encoded by the coding sequence ATGAAACGAGTCACTGGCATCGGCGGCATTTTCTTCAAGGCCAAAGACGCTCCGTCACTTCAGGCTTGGTACAAACAGCACCTGGGAATTGATGTCCAGCCTTGGGGCGGGGCCGCCTTCGACTGGACCGACGCCGAAGGCAAACCGGTTGCAGGCACAACTGCCTGGTTAATCACTTCGCAGGAAAGTAAGCAGTTTGCTCCCAGCGCTGCTTCTTTCATGGTCAACTACCGGGTGGATGACCTCCACGCCCTGGTAAAGGTCTTGAAGGAAGAAGGCTGCAATGTGCTCGATAAGATTGACGAATCCGAGTATGGGAAGTTTGCCTGGGTCATTGATCCGGAGGGAAACAAGGTCGAACTTTGGGAGCCGCCGCAAAGCTCATGA